The following are from one region of the Actinopolyspora halophila DSM 43834 genome:
- a CDS encoding amidohydrolase family protein, which translates to MDRASGLSRDPSLGPAEDTEVPDWLAELGIAGLVDLHTHFLPERVLRKVWQYFDRAGTHYGLEWPIHYRYDEATRLKTLRALGVRRFAPLVYPHKPGMAEWLNSWVHEFGTRTEGAVPTATMYPEPGVSEYVAAALDAGIRCVKLHVQVGEFDPRDPLLDPAWGLLAEAGTPVVIHCGHGPLRGRFTGLDVFAEVLERHPRLVAVLAHAGMPEYARALDFVRSYPNVYVDTTMVGVAFSERLAPLPPDWTERLVGVADRVVLGSDFPNIPYPYAEQLAAVAGWAFADRMLGIPFLRSVLHDTPARLLGYDGDAVTEAADPPEGSVGVQAAEPARGIESES; encoded by the coding sequence ATGGACCGGGCCTCCGGTTTGTCCCGTGATCCGTCCCTGGGGCCGGCCGAGGACACCGAGGTTCCGGATTGGCTGGCCGAGCTCGGGATCGCCGGACTGGTGGATCTGCACACCCACTTCCTGCCGGAGCGGGTGCTGCGGAAGGTGTGGCAGTACTTCGACCGTGCCGGAACGCACTACGGTCTCGAGTGGCCGATCCACTACCGCTACGACGAGGCGACCCGGTTGAAGACGCTTCGGGCGTTGGGGGTGCGCCGGTTCGCGCCGCTGGTCTACCCGCACAAACCGGGGATGGCCGAGTGGCTCAACTCGTGGGTCCACGAGTTCGGGACGCGAACGGAGGGAGCGGTTCCGACCGCGACGATGTACCCCGAACCGGGCGTGTCCGAGTACGTGGCCGCTGCCCTGGACGCGGGAATACGCTGTGTGAAGCTGCACGTTCAGGTGGGGGAGTTCGACCCGCGCGACCCGCTGTTGGATCCCGCCTGGGGGCTGTTGGCCGAGGCGGGGACACCGGTCGTGATCCACTGCGGGCACGGGCCGTTGCGCGGACGGTTCACCGGGCTCGACGTGTTCGCGGAGGTGCTGGAACGGCACCCGCGGCTGGTGGCTGTGCTCGCCCACGCGGGTATGCCCGAGTACGCCCGTGCTCTGGACTTCGTGCGGTCCTACCCGAACGTGTACGTGGACACGACGATGGTGGGAGTGGCGTTCTCCGAACGGTTGGCCCCGTTGCCTCCGGACTGGACCGAGCGGCTCGTCGGAGTCGCCGACCGCGTCGTGCTGGGATCGGATTTCCCGAACATCCCGTACCCGTACGCGGAGCAGTTGGCTGCCGTGGCCGGCTGGGCGTTCGCGGACCGGATGCTGGGAATACCGTTCCTGCGTTCGGTGTTGCACGACACGCCCGCGCGGTTGCTCGGATACGACGGGGACGCGGTCACCGAGGCCGCGGATCCTCCCGAGGGATCGGTGGGTGTGCAGGCCGCGGAGCCGGCTCGCGGGATCGAGTCCGAATCGTGA
- the ftsE gene encoding cell division ATP-binding protein FtsE, translating to MIRLEHVSKTYRTLARPALDDVSVSVDKGEFVFLIGPSGSGKSTFLQLLLREEVPSDGRVIVADWNVAKLPRRRVPKLRQRVGCVFQDFRLLNNKTVSENVAFALEVIGKPRHTIRKVVPEVLQLVGLDGKADRMPAELSGGEQQRVAIARAFVNRPLVLMCDEPTGNLDPDTSQDIMLLLERINRTGTTLVMATHDHSIVDSMRRRVVELSHGKVIRDDARGVYGVGR from the coding sequence GTGATCCGGCTCGAACACGTGTCAAAGACGTACAGGACGTTGGCGCGCCCCGCCCTCGACGACGTCTCGGTCTCGGTGGACAAAGGCGAGTTCGTGTTTCTCATCGGGCCGTCGGGCTCGGGGAAGTCGACCTTCCTTCAGCTGCTGTTGCGCGAGGAGGTGCCGAGTGACGGACGGGTCATCGTCGCCGACTGGAACGTCGCGAAGCTCCCGCGCAGGCGCGTTCCGAAGCTGCGTCAGCGGGTTGGTTGCGTTTTCCAGGACTTCCGCCTGCTGAACAACAAGACCGTCTCCGAGAACGTCGCGTTCGCGCTCGAAGTCATCGGGAAGCCGAGACACACGATCCGCAAGGTGGTTCCCGAGGTGCTGCAACTCGTCGGGCTCGACGGCAAGGCCGATCGCATGCCTGCCGAGCTCTCCGGCGGTGAGCAGCAGCGCGTGGCGATCGCGCGGGCGTTCGTCAACCGCCCGCTGGTGTTGATGTGCGACGAGCCCACCGGAAATCTGGATCCGGACACGAGTCAGGACATCATGCTCCTGCTCGAACGCATCAATCGCACCGGGACCACGCTGGTCATGGCCACCCACGATCACTCCATCGTCGATTCCATGCGCAGAAGGGTCGTCGAGCTCAGCCACGGCAAGGTCATCCGTGACGACGCCCGTGGCGTGTACGGCGTGGGTCGCTGA
- a CDS encoding ArsR/SmtB family transcription factor, translating to MYARDDIAAAQQWQQLPSGEHVRAATEAFRMLSDSTRVRLLWLMCGAEHDVATLASRVGVARPAVSQHLAKLRLAGLVTLRKEGRRALYRARGGHVRRLLAEAVEAADHRLTGTDEHD from the coding sequence ATGTACGCACGCGACGACATCGCAGCAGCGCAGCAGTGGCAACAACTGCCGAGCGGCGAGCACGTGCGAGCGGCCACGGAGGCCTTTCGGATGCTGTCCGACTCGACCAGGGTGCGGCTGCTGTGGCTGATGTGCGGTGCGGAGCACGACGTGGCCACGCTGGCCTCCAGGGTCGGGGTGGCCCGGCCCGCGGTGTCGCAGCACCTGGCCAAACTCAGACTCGCCGGGCTCGTCACACTCCGGAAGGAGGGCAGACGAGCGCTCTACCGGGCACGCGGCGGTCATGTGCGCCGTCTGCTCGCCGAGGCCGTCGAAGCGGCCGATCACCGGCTGACCGGAACGGATGAGCACGACTGA
- a CDS encoding PadR family transcriptional regulator has translation MTDLNATSAALLGLLHEGPMTGGQLVAAATDRFSGFFSVTRSQVYRELPALAEAGMLRLGKQGPRSSQQYIITAAGKRAFKSWLNTEPGPDNVRSPLLLRLRYAGMLTAKQRSQLVTSAREQYVEKLNEAKSAAKVAEDPYEKAAADFSVAHNRAVIKMLDAIPE, from the coding sequence GTGACCGACCTGAATGCGACTTCCGCAGCCTTGCTGGGGCTCCTCCACGAGGGGCCGATGACCGGTGGACAGCTGGTGGCTGCCGCGACCGACCGGTTCAGCGGATTCTTCAGCGTCACCCGCAGCCAGGTTTACCGGGAACTTCCCGCCCTGGCCGAAGCGGGCATGCTGCGTCTCGGCAAGCAAGGCCCTCGTTCCAGTCAGCAGTACATCATCACGGCGGCGGGAAAACGTGCCTTCAAGTCGTGGTTGAACACGGAGCCGGGCCCGGACAACGTGCGCAGCCCCCTGCTGCTGCGCTTGCGTTACGCCGGGATGCTGACCGCCAAGCAGCGGTCCCAGCTGGTAACCTCGGCACGCGAGCAGTACGTTGAGAAACTCAACGAGGCCAAAAGTGCGGCCAAGGTGGCCGAGGACCCGTACGAGAAGGCCGCCGCCGACTTCTCGGTCGCGCACAACCGTGCGGTCATCAAGATGCTCGATGCCATCCCCGAATGA
- the prfB gene encoding peptide chain release factor 2 — MNPDVAAELKDLSETLQGIERVMDLDALRAKIAELEEEAARPDLWENVEYAQQINSQLVYKQGDLRKITGLRQRLQDLEVLYQLGEDEDDKASVAEAEQERTQLKRDLADLEIRTLLSGEYDERSAMVTIRAEAGGVDAADFAEMLMRMYLRWAERHEYQVDVYDTSYAEEAGIKSATFRVDTPFAYGTLSVEQGTHRLVRISPFDNQGRRQTSFAGVEVLPVVEETDHVEIPEKDIRMDVFRSSGPGGQSVNTTDSAVRLTHYPTGIVVSCQNEKSQLQNRAAAMRVLQSKLLARKREEERAELDALRDSSGSGWGNQIRSYVLHPYQMVKDLRSGYEMGNPEVVLEGQIDGLLEAGIRWRRQQHDQQKQG; from the coding sequence GTGAACCCCGACGTCGCCGCCGAACTCAAGGACCTGTCCGAGACCCTCCAGGGCATCGAGCGAGTCATGGATCTCGACGCGTTGCGAGCCAAGATCGCCGAGCTCGAGGAGGAGGCGGCCCGGCCGGATCTGTGGGAGAACGTCGAGTACGCCCAGCAGATCAACAGCCAGCTCGTGTACAAGCAGGGCGACCTGCGCAAGATAACCGGTCTGCGGCAGCGTCTCCAGGACCTGGAAGTGCTCTACCAGCTGGGTGAGGACGAGGACGACAAGGCCAGCGTCGCCGAGGCCGAGCAGGAGCGTACGCAGCTGAAGAGGGATCTGGCCGACCTGGAGATCCGCACGCTGCTCTCCGGTGAGTACGACGAGCGTTCCGCCATGGTGACCATCCGCGCGGAAGCGGGTGGCGTCGACGCGGCCGATTTCGCCGAGATGCTCATGCGCATGTATCTGCGCTGGGCAGAGCGGCACGAGTACCAGGTGGACGTCTACGACACCTCGTACGCGGAAGAGGCCGGGATCAAATCGGCGACCTTCCGTGTCGACACCCCCTTCGCGTACGGGACGCTCTCCGTGGAGCAGGGGACGCACCGGTTGGTGCGGATATCGCCGTTCGACAACCAGGGGCGAAGGCAGACCTCCTTCGCCGGTGTCGAGGTGCTGCCCGTGGTGGAGGAAACCGATCACGTGGAGATCCCGGAGAAGGACATCCGCATGGACGTCTTCCGCTCCTCCGGGCCCGGCGGGCAGAGCGTGAACACCACGGATTCCGCCGTGCGGCTCACCCACTACCCGACCGGCATCGTCGTGTCCTGCCAGAACGAGAAGTCCCAGCTGCAGAACAGGGCTGCCGCCATGCGCGTGCTGCAGTCCAAGCTGCTGGCGCGCAAGCGTGAGGAGGAGCGTGCCGAGCTCGACGCGCTCCGCGACAGCAGCGGGTCCGGTTGGGGCAACCAGATTCGTTCCTACGTCCTGCACCCCTACCAGATGGTCAAGGACCTGCGCAGCGGCTACGAGATGGGCAATCCGGAGGTCGTGCTGGAGGGGCAGATCGACGGACTGCTCGAGGCGGGCATCCGTTGGCGCAGGCAGCAGCACGATCAGCAGAAGCAGGGCTGA
- a CDS encoding YlbL family protein, whose translation MSRRTWTLLTSVVLVVVFGMLGAFLPVPYVALGPGPTHDTLGSYEGREVVSIDGTKTFRTAGHLNMTTVSVVDQLSVFNALALWASGDHALAPRELYFPPDKSEKEVQRTNTKAFRSSQTAAETAALKHLGYPTKLVADQVVEGSPAEGVVAPDDELVSADGASLSDPQSLIDALSDTKPGQRVAIRFKHADQAPREATVELGERPDDQQQGFLGVQPALRPNANFDIDIRLPNVGGPSAGLMFSLAIVDKLTPGELTAGKFVAGTGEIDPAGKVGSIGGIGFKMVKAREAGAKIFLTPEGNCAAAKSQAPSGLRLIKVSTLDDAVDALNALENGKSPQSC comes from the coding sequence GTGAGTCGCCGAACCTGGACCCTGCTGACGAGTGTCGTTCTTGTCGTGGTCTTCGGGATGCTCGGAGCCTTCCTCCCCGTGCCCTACGTGGCTCTCGGGCCGGGTCCGACGCACGACACCCTCGGGAGCTACGAGGGGAGGGAAGTGGTGAGCATCGACGGCACCAAGACCTTCCGGACGGCAGGCCACCTCAACATGACCACCGTTTCGGTGGTCGACCAGCTGTCCGTGTTCAACGCGCTCGCGCTCTGGGCGAGCGGCGACCACGCGCTGGCTCCGCGCGAGCTGTACTTCCCTCCGGACAAGTCCGAGAAAGAGGTCCAGCGCACCAACACCAAGGCCTTCCGGAGCTCCCAGACGGCGGCCGAGACCGCGGCCCTGAAACACCTGGGGTATCCGACCAAGCTCGTGGCCGACCAGGTGGTGGAGGGTTCGCCCGCGGAAGGCGTCGTCGCCCCGGACGACGAGCTCGTATCGGCGGACGGTGCTTCGCTCAGCGATCCGCAGTCGCTGATCGACGCGCTCTCCGACACGAAGCCCGGCCAGCGCGTGGCCATACGTTTCAAGCACGCCGATCAGGCGCCGCGGGAGGCGACCGTCGAGCTCGGTGAGCGGCCCGACGACCAGCAGCAGGGCTTCCTCGGGGTGCAGCCCGCCCTGCGCCCCAACGCGAACTTCGACATCGACATCCGACTCCCCAACGTGGGCGGTCCTTCCGCGGGGCTGATGTTCTCGCTGGCCATCGTGGACAAACTGACCCCGGGCGAGCTGACGGCGGGGAAGTTCGTCGCCGGGACGGGGGAGATCGACCCCGCGGGCAAGGTCGGCAGTATCGGCGGCATCGGGTTCAAGATGGTCAAGGCCCGGGAGGCGGGCGCCAAAATCTTCCTCACTCCGGAGGGGAACTGCGCGGCCGCCAAGTCACAGGCGCCCTCCGGGCTGCGACTGATCAAGGTGAGCACGCTCGACGACGCGGTCGACGCCCTGAACGCGCTCGAGAACGGGAAGTCCCCGCAGAGCTGCTGA
- the ftsX gene encoding permease-like cell division protein FtsX has product MRASFVSSEVVNGLRRNVSMTIAMILTTAVSLTLLGSGLVVVRKVDQAQESLQQAADVVVYLNDDISANDSTCEQQSCAGLRSELEQASGVQSVEYQNRQQVYQRAIKKFENRPELREIARPEALPAALWVELSQNVDPAAIQQQFGDSAAVANVDNQSEFVQQMVGKLNDVRDGTFLIAALQAFAALLLISNTIQLSAFNRRTETGIMRLVGASRWYTQLPFLLEAMVSGIIGSLAAVGLLVVIKEAFLDGLMQPLTNAGLLTPVSYADIAFVSPILVLVASLISGLTGYLTLRLYVRI; this is encoded by the coding sequence ATGCGCGCGAGCTTCGTATCCAGCGAGGTCGTCAACGGCCTTCGTCGCAATGTGTCGATGACGATCGCGATGATCCTGACCACGGCGGTCTCCCTCACGCTGCTGGGCAGCGGTTTGGTCGTGGTCCGCAAGGTGGATCAGGCCCAGGAATCGCTGCAGCAGGCGGCCGATGTCGTGGTTTACCTCAACGACGACATCAGCGCGAACGACTCCACCTGCGAACAGCAATCGTGCGCGGGCCTTCGCTCCGAACTCGAACAGGCCTCCGGGGTGCAGTCGGTGGAGTACCAGAACCGGCAGCAGGTGTACCAGCGGGCGATCAAGAAGTTCGAGAACCGTCCGGAGCTGCGCGAGATCGCGCGTCCGGAGGCGCTGCCCGCCGCTCTGTGGGTCGAGCTGAGCCAGAACGTCGACCCCGCCGCCATTCAGCAGCAGTTCGGTGACAGCGCCGCGGTGGCCAACGTCGACAACCAGTCCGAATTCGTGCAGCAGATGGTCGGCAAGCTCAACGACGTCCGGGACGGGACCTTCCTGATCGCGGCCCTGCAGGCGTTCGCGGCCCTGCTGCTGATTTCGAACACCATTCAGCTCTCCGCGTTCAACAGGCGCACGGAAACCGGGATCATGCGCCTGGTCGGGGCTTCGCGCTGGTACACCCAGCTGCCCTTCCTGCTCGAGGCGATGGTTTCGGGCATCATCGGCTCCCTGGCGGCGGTGGGACTGCTCGTCGTGATCAAGGAGGCCTTCCTCGACGGGCTCATGCAGCCGCTCACCAACGCCGGACTGCTGACCCCGGTCAGCTATGCCGACATCGCCTTCGTCTCGCCGATCCTGGTCCTGGTCGCCTCGTTGATCTCGGGACTGACGGGTTACCTGACCCTCCGGTTGTACGTGCGGATCTGA
- a CDS encoding UPF0182 family protein: protein MATRPVGVPKLSRRSRILLILGAAVLVALIVGSRLIGTYVDWLWFGSVDYRGIFTTIVLTRIVLFACGGVFLGGILALNLWLAYRKRPVFVPVSGQDDPLARYRTVITQRSKWFGIGIPVVVGAIGGLAATGDWRMVQMFLNRQTFGNQDPVFGHDLGLYVFQLPFFRWVLAWAFIAVTLSFFGALATHYVFGGVKIAGRSGQISQAARIQLAVLAGIFVLLKAVDFFFDRWDLLLSQRSNLFTGASYTDLNAVMPAKVILLCISVICALAFFAVIFLRNLQIPALATVLLVLSSLVIGALWPALLQQFSVEPNANERESTSIQRNMNATKQAFGITDDKVTVKENYGGNQDVSPEDVAQDTGTISNVRLLDPSLLSETFTQLEQQFNFYGFPDELDIDRYRNENGELQDYLVAVRGINTDGLADNQRSWINRHMVYTHGNGFVSAPADRVSNVPGEGSDTGSYPVFSMSDVSNDGQGEIPVDQPRVYYGQLNQDYAIVGAEQGEQPREYDTQNSRYTYQGDGGVAIGNWFNRAVFAANYGERNILFNQNIGSNSKIMFDRNPRQRVQKVAPWLELDGDAYPAVVDGKVKWIVDGYTTLDNYPYSKLTSFGQAASDSTSSPSQANQQINYIRNSVKATVDAYTGEVELYEFGQKDPVLEAWKGVFPGLIKPKSEISDELRQHFRYPADLFKVQRQLLARYHVDNPGDFYATRGFWEVPTDPNQEQRQGPGENQPPFYVVAQAPTQNRPTFQLTSAMTALERQNLSSWISASSSPESYGQLTVLELPTENQTPGPVQVQRQMESTPKVTEDRTLFDNPGVRAMFGNLLTLPVEGGMLYVEPIYIRPNNEDSYPQLARVLTFYGGSVGYADTLKGSLEQVFGPGAGRNAQTAENEDDQQDGGGQQGGDQGGDQSGDGQQGGDQSGDQGGDQQGGGQDPEVAQATQELRAALEQVRSAQDSGNFGEIGQALQRLEEAMSRYEQATGNGG, encoded by the coding sequence GTGGCCACGAGGCCGGTAGGAGTACCCAAACTGTCCCGGCGTAGCCGGATCCTTCTGATCCTGGGCGCGGCGGTGCTGGTAGCACTGATCGTCGGATCACGGCTGATCGGGACATACGTCGATTGGCTTTGGTTCGGTAGTGTCGACTACCGGGGAATATTCACCACGATCGTGCTGACCCGGATCGTTTTGTTCGCCTGTGGGGGTGTTTTCCTCGGCGGAATTCTGGCGCTGAACCTGTGGCTGGCCTACAGAAAGAGGCCGGTGTTCGTTCCGGTCAGCGGTCAGGACGATCCGCTGGCCCGCTATCGCACGGTGATCACCCAGCGCTCCAAGTGGTTCGGCATCGGCATCCCCGTCGTGGTCGGCGCGATCGGCGGCCTCGCCGCCACGGGCGACTGGCGAATGGTGCAGATGTTCCTGAACAGGCAGACCTTCGGGAACCAGGATCCGGTCTTCGGCCACGACCTCGGCCTCTACGTCTTCCAGCTTCCGTTCTTCCGCTGGGTGCTGGCCTGGGCCTTCATCGCGGTGACCCTGTCGTTCTTCGGCGCGTTGGCCACGCACTACGTCTTCGGCGGCGTCAAGATCGCCGGGCGCTCCGGCCAGATCTCCCAGGCCGCGCGCATTCAGCTTGCGGTGTTGGCCGGAATCTTCGTGCTGCTCAAGGCGGTGGACTTCTTCTTCGACCGTTGGGATCTGCTGCTTTCCCAGCGCAGTAATCTGTTCACCGGTGCGAGCTACACGGACCTGAACGCCGTGATGCCGGCGAAGGTGATCCTGCTGTGCATCTCGGTGATCTGCGCCCTCGCCTTCTTCGCGGTGATCTTCCTGCGCAATCTGCAGATTCCCGCGCTGGCCACGGTGCTGTTGGTGCTTTCCAGTCTGGTGATCGGCGCACTGTGGCCCGCGCTGTTGCAGCAGTTCTCGGTGGAGCCGAACGCCAACGAGCGGGAGTCCACGTCGATCCAGCGCAACATGAACGCCACCAAGCAGGCCTTCGGGATCACCGACGACAAGGTCACCGTCAAGGAGAACTACGGCGGCAACCAGGACGTGAGTCCGGAGGACGTCGCCCAGGACACCGGAACGATCTCCAACGTTCGGTTGCTCGACCCGAGCCTGCTCTCCGAGACCTTCACCCAGCTGGAGCAGCAGTTCAACTTCTACGGGTTCCCGGACGAGTTGGACATCGACCGCTACCGCAACGAGAACGGCGAGCTGCAGGACTACCTGGTCGCGGTGCGTGGAATCAACACGGACGGGCTCGCGGACAACCAGCGGTCCTGGATCAACCGCCACATGGTCTACACCCACGGCAACGGCTTCGTGTCGGCTCCGGCCGACCGGGTGAGCAACGTTCCCGGTGAGGGTTCGGACACCGGGTCCTACCCCGTGTTCTCGATGAGCGACGTGAGCAACGACGGGCAGGGCGAGATCCCGGTGGACCAGCCGCGGGTCTACTACGGCCAGCTCAACCAGGACTACGCGATCGTCGGCGCCGAACAGGGTGAGCAGCCGCGGGAGTACGACACGCAGAACTCCCGTTACACCTACCAGGGAGACGGCGGGGTCGCGATCGGCAACTGGTTCAACAGGGCCGTGTTCGCCGCCAACTACGGTGAGCGCAACATTCTGTTCAACCAGAACATCGGTTCCAATTCCAAGATCATGTTCGATCGGAACCCGCGGCAACGGGTGCAGAAGGTCGCCCCGTGGCTCGAGCTGGACGGCGATGCCTACCCGGCGGTGGTCGACGGCAAGGTCAAGTGGATCGTGGACGGCTACACCACGCTGGACAACTACCCGTACTCCAAGCTGACCTCCTTCGGGCAGGCAGCCAGCGACTCCACCAGCAGTCCCTCCCAGGCGAACCAGCAGATCAACTACATCCGCAACTCGGTCAAGGCCACGGTCGACGCCTACACGGGTGAGGTGGAGCTGTACGAGTTCGGCCAGAAGGACCCGGTGCTGGAAGCATGGAAGGGCGTCTTCCCCGGGTTGATCAAGCCGAAGAGCGAGATCAGCGACGAACTGCGCCAGCACTTCCGCTACCCGGCCGACCTGTTCAAGGTGCAGCGCCAGTTGCTGGCGCGGTACCACGTGGACAATCCGGGGGACTTCTACGCCACGCGCGGCTTCTGGGAGGTTCCGACCGATCCGAACCAGGAGCAGCGCCAGGGCCCCGGTGAGAACCAGCCTCCGTTCTACGTGGTCGCGCAGGCACCGACGCAGAACCGGCCGACCTTCCAGTTGACCAGTGCGATGACCGCGCTGGAACGCCAGAACCTCTCCTCGTGGATCTCCGCGTCCTCGAGCCCGGAGAGCTACGGCCAGTTGACCGTGCTGGAGCTGCCGACCGAGAACCAGACACCGGGTCCGGTGCAGGTGCAGCGCCAGATGGAGTCGACGCCGAAGGTCACCGAGGACCGGACGTTGTTCGACAACCCCGGTGTGCGCGCGATGTTCGGCAACCTGCTCACCCTGCCCGTCGAGGGCGGCATGCTCTACGTCGAGCCGATCTACATCAGGCCGAACAACGAGGACTCCTATCCGCAGTTGGCCAGGGTGCTGACCTTCTACGGCGGCAGCGTCGGCTACGCCGACACCCTCAAGGGCTCGTTGGAGCAGGTCTTCGGGCCGGGTGCGGGCAGGAACGCCCAGACGGCGGAGAACGAGGACGACCAACAGGACGGTGGTGGCCAGCAGGGTGGCGACCAGGGCGGTGACCAGAGTGGTGACGGTCAGCAGGGTGGCGACCAGAGTGGCGATCAGGGCGGTGACCAGCAGGGCGGTGGTCAGGATCCTGAGGTCGCGCAGGCGACTCAGGAACTGCGGGCCGCGCTCGAGCAGGTCCGCTCGGCTCAGGATTCGGGCAACTTCGGTGAGATCGGCCAGGCCCTCCAGCGGCTGGAGGAGGCCATGAGCCGTTATGAGCAGGCGACCGGCAACGGTGGCTGA
- the smpB gene encoding SsrA-binding protein SmpB — protein MPKERGHNLIARNRKARHDWTVLDTYEGGMALTGTEVKSLRQGRASLVDSFATIDHGEVWLRNMHIPEYTEGTWTNHAPRRSRKILLHRDEIERLMGKTKESGLSLVPLSLYFSDGKAKVELALARGKRIHDKRRDMAKRDAEREMARAIGQHRKGMR, from the coding sequence ATGCCGAAGGAACGTGGCCACAACCTGATCGCGCGCAATCGCAAGGCGCGACACGACTGGACGGTGCTGGACACCTACGAGGGGGGCATGGCCCTGACCGGGACCGAGGTGAAGAGCCTGCGCCAGGGACGTGCCTCGCTGGTCGACTCCTTCGCCACGATCGATCACGGCGAGGTGTGGCTGCGGAACATGCACATCCCGGAGTACACCGAGGGCACGTGGACGAACCACGCTCCACGCAGGTCCCGCAAGATTCTGCTGCACCGGGACGAGATCGAGCGGTTGATGGGCAAGACCAAGGAGAGCGGGCTGAGTCTCGTTCCGCTCTCGCTGTACTTCTCGGACGGCAAGGCCAAGGTCGAACTGGCGCTGGCACGCGGTAAGCGGATCCACGACAAGCGCAGGGACATGGCCAAGCGGGACGCCGAGCGCGAGATGGCCCGGGCCATAGGGCAGCACCGCAAGGGAATGCGTTGA
- a CDS encoding PPA1309 family protein, whose translation MSSAITDEMTAALPTVVREIEQFVASEGWNRPARMFALVDTTELLEAEPDLEEQLNTQSPLTPVAQDELPSQDLGEALAGISWPERVLGCALVQEIVVLPPEAEQELPEEGSAAQEAAAEHPERREARIVAGVLRSGTQTCVLRLRNKSPEQDSDDAAESFDGDPETEEGELVEDSALAPNLLNALHATFEE comes from the coding sequence ATGTCGTCCGCTATCACCGATGAGATGACCGCGGCCCTGCCGACGGTCGTACGTGAAATCGAACAGTTCGTCGCCTCCGAGGGATGGAACCGGCCCGCTCGGATGTTCGCGTTGGTCGACACGACCGAACTGCTCGAGGCCGAACCGGATTTGGAGGAGCAGCTCAACACGCAGTCACCGCTGACCCCGGTGGCGCAGGACGAGCTGCCCAGTCAGGACCTCGGGGAGGCACTGGCCGGGATCAGCTGGCCCGAACGCGTGCTCGGCTGCGCGCTGGTCCAGGAGATCGTGGTCCTCCCGCCCGAGGCCGAGCAGGAACTGCCGGAGGAGGGGTCCGCCGCCCAGGAGGCCGCCGCCGAGCACCCCGAGCGCCGGGAGGCCCGGATCGTGGCCGGGGTGCTGCGCAGCGGAACACAGACCTGCGTGCTGCGGCTCCGCAACAAGTCCCCGGAGCAGGACTCGGACGACGCGGCGGAGAGCTTCGACGGCGACCCGGAGACCGAAGAGGGCGAACTGGTCGAGGACAGCGCGTTGGCACCGAACCTGCTCAACGCGCTGCACGCCACCTTCGAGGAGTGA